In a genomic window of Penaeus vannamei isolate JL-2024 chromosome 10, ASM4276789v1, whole genome shotgun sequence:
- the LOC138862873 gene encoding vigilin-like — MAACELRSFYEHLRKEMRPRSERSFASAASPDLEDDVAFAAQMCKVKDVVQKARPAPPKRRAERPLPAVQASADAVVSLPLYVAEEDRRRFLQQARKAAEKYGVKLVRPHAGNLVAPFLVQGKREAARAFIQRMEDCVRGQTRSSDDTASPDIAPEHYGKAIGKGGARLKYISEKYGVRVSVPKDRESPIAVSGQSESVRGAIKEMEELVQQDLLKRRVALPEEFGVTLRTHSREHPQSPLVVEGPLAAAEKAVASIQLHVSERRRLNEAYAEERRRREELRGTIPVCVEPGRVGMAIGKGAFRVRHVAQRHRVRIQLPERNKPDGQILVTGLKEDARAAVAELELMAKLKLRPEHVLVPLRIKREEHILVLGPEGCRAAWLAREFGVRVRPSADGPLMLEGGVEAVARAEAHVEGLLAQRRLATARRF, encoded by the exons ATGGCCGCATGCGAACTGCGGTCCTTCTACgagcatctgaggaaggagatgCGCCCGAGAAGCGAGCGCTCCTTCGCCTCGGCGGCCTCGCCCGACCTGGAGGACGACGTGGCCTTCGCGGCCCAGATGTGCAAGGTCAAGGACGTCGTCCAGAAGGCCCGGCCCGCGCCCCCGAAGCGCCGCGCCGAGAGGCCTCTCCCCGCGGTGCAGGCCTCCGCGGACGCCGTCGTGAGTCTGCCCCTTTACGTCGCTGAGGAGGACCGCCGGCGATTCCTCCAGCAGGCTCGCAAGGCCGCTGAGAAGTACGGCGTGAAGCTCGTCAGGCCCCACGCCGGCAACCTCGTGGCGCCGTTCCTCGTCCAGGGCAAGCGAGAGGCCGCCCGCGCCTTCATTCAGCGCATGGAGGACTGCGTTCGCGGCCAGACGCGCAGCTCTGATGACACGGCCTCCCCCGACATCGCGCCCGAGCACTAcggcaaggccatcggcaagggcggcgcccgcCTCAAGTACATCAGCGAGAAGTACGGAGTGCGGGTTAGCGTTCCCAAGGACAGGGAATCGCCCATTGCCGTCTCAGGCCAGTCGGAGAGTGTGCGCGGGGCCATCAAGGAgatggaggagctcgtccagcaggACCTGCTCAAGCGGCGCGTGGCCCTCCCG GAGGAGTTCGGGGTCACGCTCCGCACCCACTCCCGCGAGCACCCTCAAAGCCCCCTGGTAGTCGAGGGGCCTCTGGCCGCAGCCGAGAAGGCTGTGGCCTCCATCCAGCTCCACGTGTCCGAGAGGCGTCGCCTTAACGAGGCGTACGCCGAGGAGCGGCGGCGCCGGGAGGAGCTGCGGGGGACGATTCCCGTCTGCGTCGAGCCCGGGCGGGTCGGCatggccatcggcaagggcgccTTCCGAGTCCGCCACGTCGCCCAGAGGCACAGGGTGAGGATCCAGCTCCCAGAGCGGAACAAGCCCGATGGCCAGATCCTGGTGACAGGCCTGAAGGAAGACGCCCGGGCCGCCGTCGCCGAGCTGGAGCTCATGGCCAAGCTCAAGCTCCGCCCCGAGCACGTGCTCGTGCCGCTCCGCATCAAGCGCGAGGAGCACATTCTGGTGCTCGGCCCCGAGGGCTGCCGGGCCGCCTGGCTCGCGCGGGAATTCGGCGTCAGGGTAAGGCCCAGCGCCGACGGGCCCCTGATGCTCGAGGGCGGCGTCGAGGCCGTGGCCAGGGCTGAGGCCCACGTCGAGGGCCTGCTCGCCCAGCGGCGCCTGGCCACCGCCCGTCGCTTCTGa
- the LOC138862874 gene encoding involucrin-like — MIAKAAAITAHRGRRQGTKRNKNDLINSLIKRLFHEVTLEPEKETQEVTLEPEKETQEVTLEPEKETREVSLEPENEAQEASLEPEKETQEVSLEPEKETQEPEKETQEVTLEPEKETQEVTLEPEKETREVFLEPEKEAQEASLELVKETQEVAQEVIHTVPTGTIWMVSSADFWVLL, encoded by the exons atgatTGCAAAAGCAGCAGCAATAACGGCACATAGGGGTCGTAGACAAGGAACAAAGAGGAACAAGAACGATCTAATTAACAGCCTAATTAAGAGGCt TTTTCatgaagtcaccctagagcccgagaaggagacccaggaagtcaccctagagcccgagaaggagacccaggaagtcaccctagagcccgagaaggagacacgggaagtctccctagagcccgagaatgagGCCCAGGAAgcctccctagagcccgagaaggagacccaggaagtctccctagagcccgagaaggagacccaggaa cccgagaaggagacccaggaagtcaccctagagcccgagaaggagacccaggaagtcaccctagagcccgagaaggagacacgggAAGTcttcctagagcccgagaaggaggcccaggaagccTCCCTAGAGCtcgtgaaggagacccaggaagtcgcccaagaggtcaTCCATACCGTTCCTACCGGGACGATTTGGATGGTCTCCTCGGCCGACTTCTGGGTCCTCctatag